A stretch of Vulpes vulpes isolate BD-2025 chromosome 4, VulVul3, whole genome shotgun sequence DNA encodes these proteins:
- the LARP7 gene encoding la-related protein 7 isoform X2 — protein METEGGNQEKAMEECTEKKKEVEKKKRSRVKQVLADIAKQVDFWFGDANLHKDRFLREQIEKSRDGYVDISLLVSFNKMKKLTTDGKLIARALKSSSVVELDLEGTRIRRKKPLGERPKDEDERTVYVELLPKNVNHSWIERVFGKCGNVVYISIPHYKSTGDPKGFAFVEFETKEQAAKAIEFLNNPPEEAPRKPGVFPKTVKNKPIPVLRVSEKKKKKKKKGRMKKEDSIQTKELNTDTDKESVAKMKRSRTTSEGSEVEITEPQKPPSKKKKKRERQEVSSLPIVRTGKRKRSISEEAESPTPRSKVKKVTQKDVKKEDLEVSKENKDLEVSTEEEKDTGDVKDGSLLKAKRKHKKKHKERHKMGEEVIPLRVLSKSEWMDLKKEYLALQKASMASLKKTISQMKSESKMETNGVPTTSEIKTEKTNSEECCPQEKVNAAGPQFVSGVIVKIISTEPLPGRKQVRDTLAAISEVVYVDLLEGDTECHARFKTPEDAQAVINACTEIKKKYCWKLEILSGDHEQRYWQKILVDRQAKLNQPREKKRGTEKLITKAEKIRLAKTQQASKHIRFSEYD, from the exons ATGGAAACTGAAGGTGGAAATCAAGAAAAGGCAATGGAAGAatgcactgaaaagaaaaaagaagtagaaaaaaagaaacggTCACGAGTTAAACAAGTGCTTGCAGATATTGCTAAGCAAGTGGACTTCTGGTTTGGAGATGCAAATCTACACAAAGATAGATTTCTTCGAGAGCAAATAGAAAAGTCCAGAGACGGAT ATGTTGATATATCACTTCTCGTGTctttcaacaaaatgaaaaaattgacCACAGATGGAAAATTAATAGCCAGAGCACTAAAAAGCTCATCTGTTGTAGAG CTGGACTTGGAAGGCACCAGAATCCGGAGGAAAAAGCCCCTGGGGGAACGACCAAAGGATGAGGATGAGCGGACAGTGTATGTG GAATTACTTCCCAAAAATGTTAATCACAGCTGGATTGAAAGAGTATTTGGGAAATGTGGCAATGTTGTTTATATAAGCATACCACATTATAAATCTACTGGAGATCCAAAGGGATTTGCCTTTGTGGAAtttgaaacaaaagaacaagCAGCAAAAGCTATTGAG tttctcaACAACCCACCAGAAGAAGCACCAAGAAAACCTGGTGTATTTCCTAAGACAGTAAAAAATAAGCCCATTCCTGTCCTTAGAGTATCAG aaaagaaaaagaagaagaagaagaaaggccgAATGAAGAAGGAAGACAGTATCCAGACCAAAGAGTTAAATACGGACACAGATAAGGAGAGTGTTGCTAAAATGAAAAGATCGAGGACCACGTCTGAGGGATCAGAGGTAGAAATAACTGAACCCCAAAAGCCGccctcaaagaaaaagaaaaaacgggAAAGACAAGAAGTATCCAGCCTACCTATAGTtagaacaggaaagagaaagagaagtatttCTGAAGAAGCAGAATCCCCAACTCCCAGGTCAAAAGTAAAGAAAGTGACTCAGAAAGACgttaaaaaagaagatttagaagtttccaaagaaaacaaag ATTTAGAAGTCTCTACTGAAGAGGAAAAGGATACTGGAGATGTAAAAGATGGATcccttttaaaagcaaaaaggaagcataagaaaaaacacaaagagaggcaCAAGATGGGAGAAGAAGTTATACCATTAAGAGTCCTTTCAAA GAGCGAATGGATGGATTTGAAAAAAGAGTATTTAGCACTGCAAAAGGCCAGCATggcttccttaaaaaaaacaatatcccAAATGAAATCAGagtcaaaaatggaaacaaatggagTACCTACTACatctgaaataaaaactgaaaaaa CAAACAGTGAAGAGTGTTGTCCCCAGGAAAAGGTTAATGCAGCCGGACCACAGTTTGTGAGTGGCGTGATTGTGAAGATCATTAGCACTGAGCCTCTACCTGGCAGGAAACAAGTCAGG GATACTTTGGCAGCAATCTCAGAAGTTGTTTATGTTGATTTGCTAGAAGGAGACACAGAGTGCCATGCTAGATTTAAAACTCCTGAAGATGCTCAAGCAGTAATAAATGCAtgtacagaaattaaaaagaaatactgctGGAAACTGGAGATCCTTTCTg gtgaCCATGAGCAGAGATATTGGCAGAAGATTTTGGTAGATAGGCAAGCCAAACTTAATCAGCCTCGTGAAAAGAAAAGAGGCACTGAGAAG TTAATCACCAAAGCTGAAAAGATAAGACTT
- the LARP7 gene encoding la-related protein 7 isoform X1, with protein METEGGNQEKAMEECTEKKKEVEKKKRSRVKQVLADIAKQVDFWFGDANLHKDRFLREQIEKSRDGYVDISLLVSFNKMKKLTTDGKLIARALKSSSVVELDLEGTRIRRKKPLGERPKDEDERTVYVELLPKNVNHSWIERVFGKCGNVVYISIPHYKSTGDPKGFAFVEFETKEQAAKAIEFLNNPPEEAPRKPGVFPKTVKNKPIPVLRVSEEKKKKKKKKGRMKKEDSIQTKELNTDTDKESVAKMKRSRTTSEGSEVEITEPQKPPSKKKKKRERQEVSSLPIVRTGKRKRSISEEAESPTPRSKVKKVTQKDVKKEDLEVSKENKDLEVSTEEEKDTGDVKDGSLLKAKRKHKKKHKERHKMGEEVIPLRVLSKSEWMDLKKEYLALQKASMASLKKTISQMKSESKMETNGVPTTSEIKTEKTNSEECCPQEKVNAAGPQFVSGVIVKIISTEPLPGRKQVRDTLAAISEVVYVDLLEGDTECHARFKTPEDAQAVINACTEIKKKYCWKLEILSGDHEQRYWQKILVDRQAKLNQPREKKRGTEKLITKAEKIRLAKTQQASKHIRFSEYD; from the exons ATGGAAACTGAAGGTGGAAATCAAGAAAAGGCAATGGAAGAatgcactgaaaagaaaaaagaagtagaaaaaaagaaacggTCACGAGTTAAACAAGTGCTTGCAGATATTGCTAAGCAAGTGGACTTCTGGTTTGGAGATGCAAATCTACACAAAGATAGATTTCTTCGAGAGCAAATAGAAAAGTCCAGAGACGGAT ATGTTGATATATCACTTCTCGTGTctttcaacaaaatgaaaaaattgacCACAGATGGAAAATTAATAGCCAGAGCACTAAAAAGCTCATCTGTTGTAGAG CTGGACTTGGAAGGCACCAGAATCCGGAGGAAAAAGCCCCTGGGGGAACGACCAAAGGATGAGGATGAGCGGACAGTGTATGTG GAATTACTTCCCAAAAATGTTAATCACAGCTGGATTGAAAGAGTATTTGGGAAATGTGGCAATGTTGTTTATATAAGCATACCACATTATAAATCTACTGGAGATCCAAAGGGATTTGCCTTTGTGGAAtttgaaacaaaagaacaagCAGCAAAAGCTATTGAG tttctcaACAACCCACCAGAAGAAGCACCAAGAAAACCTGGTGTATTTCCTAAGACAGTAAAAAATAAGCCCATTCCTGTCCTTAGAGTATCAG aagaaaagaaaaagaagaagaagaagaaaggccgAATGAAGAAGGAAGACAGTATCCAGACCAAAGAGTTAAATACGGACACAGATAAGGAGAGTGTTGCTAAAATGAAAAGATCGAGGACCACGTCTGAGGGATCAGAGGTAGAAATAACTGAACCCCAAAAGCCGccctcaaagaaaaagaaaaaacgggAAAGACAAGAAGTATCCAGCCTACCTATAGTtagaacaggaaagagaaagagaagtatttCTGAAGAAGCAGAATCCCCAACTCCCAGGTCAAAAGTAAAGAAAGTGACTCAGAAAGACgttaaaaaagaagatttagaagtttccaaagaaaacaaag ATTTAGAAGTCTCTACTGAAGAGGAAAAGGATACTGGAGATGTAAAAGATGGATcccttttaaaagcaaaaaggaagcataagaaaaaacacaaagagaggcaCAAGATGGGAGAAGAAGTTATACCATTAAGAGTCCTTTCAAA GAGCGAATGGATGGATTTGAAAAAAGAGTATTTAGCACTGCAAAAGGCCAGCATggcttccttaaaaaaaacaatatcccAAATGAAATCAGagtcaaaaatggaaacaaatggagTACCTACTACatctgaaataaaaactgaaaaaa CAAACAGTGAAGAGTGTTGTCCCCAGGAAAAGGTTAATGCAGCCGGACCACAGTTTGTGAGTGGCGTGATTGTGAAGATCATTAGCACTGAGCCTCTACCTGGCAGGAAACAAGTCAGG GATACTTTGGCAGCAATCTCAGAAGTTGTTTATGTTGATTTGCTAGAAGGAGACACAGAGTGCCATGCTAGATTTAAAACTCCTGAAGATGCTCAAGCAGTAATAAATGCAtgtacagaaattaaaaagaaatactgctGGAAACTGGAGATCCTTTCTg gtgaCCATGAGCAGAGATATTGGCAGAAGATTTTGGTAGATAGGCAAGCCAAACTTAATCAGCCTCGTGAAAAGAAAAGAGGCACTGAGAAG TTAATCACCAAAGCTGAAAAGATAAGACTT